The Malus domestica chromosome 13, GDT2T_hap1 genome includes a window with the following:
- the COL14 gene encoding zinc finger protein CONSTANS-LIKE 15-like yields MVSPKSGGVEGVPCDFCSDQPAVLYCRADSAKLCLFCDQHVHSANLLSRKHVRSQICDNCSSEAVSVRCSTDNLVLCQECDWDAHGSCSVTAAHDRTPLEGFSGCPSALELASLLGLDLQDKNLPARPDPQLQNWDMGLPSVDPSWNGFGMQDLMVPIQNGVVDLTGDMKRQNSGGISGKQKQGIQKQLLELLKRDLGGGRGGGGSGSENLVPGTQTRNGWQEENGKGNGDVEGLASIDVRNENGGVGGVAARAASLETVLQQQTPFSTMLMMPEENRDGDMLWDSNPHGQTQIWDFNLGRLRDHEESGPLKVTYGSNVSGFMIKDFSELMKESSLTDTKMLRDIYQMNSPVGHDDIKFNITSNNPEGSLGPATSESNNVPIGQPLSGSVFGDDKGSGASNDISFMEQSFLMRGDSISMRTVGTKADMELLAQNRGNAMLRYKEKKKTRRYDKHIRYESRKARADTRKRVKGRFVKATTESPDG; encoded by the exons ATGGTAAGCCCCAAATCTGGAGGTGTAGAGGGGGTGCCCTGCGATTTCTGCAGCGACCAGCCGGCGGTTCTCTACTGCCGGGCAGACTCCGCCAAGCTCTGCTTGTTCTGCGACCAGCACGTGCACTCCGCTAACTTGCTTTCCCGGAAGCACGTGCGCTCTCAGATCTGTGATAATTGCTCTTCCGAGGCCGTCTCCGTCCGCTGCTCCACCGACAACCTCGTTCTCTGCCAGGAGTGCGATTGGGACGCCCACGGCAGCTGCTCTGTCACTGCCGCGCACGATCGCACCCCTCTCGAGGGGTTCTCCGGCTGCCCCTCGGCGCTCGAGCTCGCGTCTCTTTTGGGTCTGGATCTCCAGGATAAGAATCTACCGGCTCGACCCGACCCGCAGCTCCAGAACTGGGATATGGGTTTGCCGTCCGTGGATCCGTCTTGGAATGGGTTTGGGATGCAGGACTTGATGGTGCCCATCCAGAACGGCGTCGTTGACCTGACCGGTGATATGAAGAGGCAGAATAGTGGGGGTATAAGCGGGAAGCAGAAGCAGGGGATACAGAAGCAGCTGTTGGAGTTGCTTAAGAGGGACTTGGGTGGTGGCCGCGGCGGAGGTGGTAGTGGCAGCGAGAATTTAGTGCCAGGGACGCAGACAAGGAATGGTTGGCAGGAGGAGAATGGGAAGGGAAATGGGGATGTGGAAGGGCTTGCTTCGATTGATGTGAGGAATGAGAATGGAGGTGTTGGTGGGGTTGCAGCTCGTGCTGCCTCTTTGGAGACGGTGTTGCAGCAACAAACGCCCTTTTCGACTATGCTCATGATGCCAGAAGAGAATCGTGACGGTGACATGTTGTGGGATAGCAACCCCCATGGTCAGACTCAG ATATGGGATTTTAATTTAGGACGGTTGAGGGATCATGAAGAGTCAGGTCCATTGAAAGTCACATATGGTTCAAACGTTTCAGGATTTATGATTAAAGATTTCAGCGAACTTATGAAAGAATCATCTTTGACTGATACAAAAATGTTAAGAGATATCTACCAGATGAACTCCCCTGTTGGACATGATGATATAAAATTCAAT ATCACCTCTAATAACCCAGAAGGCAGTCTGGGTCCAGCAACATCCGAAAGCAACAACGTCCCTATCGGACAGCCATTATCAGGGTCCGTGTTTGGCGATGACAAAGGTTCTGGTGCTTCTAATGACATCAGTTTTATGGAACAATCTTTTCTTATGAGGGGTGACAGTATCAGTATGAGAACGGTAGGAACAAAAGCAGACATGGAGTTGCTTGCACAAAATAGAGGCAACGCCATGCTTcgttacaaagagaagaagaaaactcgAAG ATATGATAAGCACATAAGGTACGAGTCAAGGAAGGCAAGAGCTGATACTAGGAAGCGAGTCAAGGGTCGATTTGTGAAGGCTACTACCGAATCTCCCGATGGTTAG